The following are encoded in a window of Streptomyces sp. Go-475 genomic DNA:
- a CDS encoding FtsW/RodA/SpoVE family cell cycle protein, with product MSKAGITVATADPPAPAVRRLPRRRGIELALIVLAVLLSVYGYCAVGLARNGTVPPGAAGYGAGLGVLALLAHLAVRLRAPHADPLLLPIGVLLNGLGLVLIYRLDLETPGDRAAPAQLVWSTLGVALFILVVLVLRDHRVLQRYTYVCVAAALVLLTLPILFPAVNGARIWIRVAGFSIQPGEFAKVLLAVFFAAYLAANRNALAYTGRRVWRLQLPTGRVLGPIVAVWLVSVGVLILERDLGTSLLFFGLFVVLLYVATGRTGWIAVGLLLAALGAVAVGRLEPHVHGRIETWLHPFASIEAGEGANQLAQSLFAFAEGGLLGTGLGLGHSVLIGFAVKSDFILATAGEELGFAGLSAVFLLYGLLVERGYRAGLALREPFGRLLAVGLASLVALQVFVIAGGVTGLIPLTGMAMPFLAQGGSSVVTNWAIVALLVRVSDSARRQHDGQDGR from the coding sequence ATGAGCAAGGCCGGAATCACCGTGGCGACGGCGGACCCGCCCGCGCCCGCCGTCCGCCGCCTCCCCCGGCGCCGGGGCATCGAACTCGCCCTCATCGTCCTCGCCGTCCTGCTGTCGGTGTACGGCTACTGCGCCGTGGGCCTCGCCCGGAACGGCACCGTCCCGCCCGGTGCCGCCGGCTACGGCGCGGGGCTCGGCGTGCTCGCGCTGCTGGCCCATCTGGCGGTGCGCCTGCGGGCCCCGCACGCCGACCCCCTGCTGCTGCCGATCGGCGTGCTGCTCAACGGGCTCGGCCTGGTGCTCATCTACCGGCTCGACCTGGAGACCCCGGGCGACCGGGCGGCACCGGCCCAACTGGTGTGGTCGACGCTGGGCGTGGCGCTGTTCATCCTGGTCGTCCTGGTCCTGCGCGACCACCGCGTGCTCCAGCGCTACACCTACGTGTGCGTGGCCGCCGCGCTGGTGCTGCTCACCCTGCCGATCCTGTTCCCGGCGGTGAACGGGGCCCGCATCTGGATCCGGGTCGCCGGGTTCTCCATCCAGCCGGGCGAGTTCGCGAAGGTGCTGCTGGCGGTGTTCTTCGCCGCGTACCTGGCGGCGAACCGCAACGCCCTCGCCTACACAGGGCGCCGCGTCTGGAGGCTCCAGCTGCCCACCGGCCGGGTCCTCGGCCCGATCGTCGCCGTCTGGCTGGTGAGCGTCGGCGTCCTGATCCTGGAACGCGACCTCGGCACCTCGCTGCTCTTCTTCGGCCTGTTCGTGGTCCTGCTCTACGTCGCCACCGGCCGCACCGGCTGGATCGCCGTGGGACTGCTGCTGGCGGCGCTGGGCGCGGTCGCCGTCGGCCGGCTGGAGCCGCACGTGCACGGCAGGATCGAGACGTGGCTGCACCCCTTCGCCTCGATCGAGGCGGGCGAGGGCGCCAACCAGCTCGCCCAGTCGCTGTTCGCCTTCGCCGAGGGCGGCCTCCTCGGCACGGGCCTCGGGCTCGGCCACTCGGTCCTCATCGGCTTCGCCGTGAAGTCGGACTTCATCCTGGCCACGGCGGGCGAGGAACTGGGCTTCGCGGGTCTGTCCGCCGTGTTCCTCCTCTACGGCCTGCTGGTGGAGCGCGGCTACCGGGCGGGCCTCGCGCTGCGCGAGCCGTTCGGCCGGCTGCTCGCCGTCGGGCTCGCCTCGCTCGTGGCGCTCCAGGTGTTCGTCATCGCGGGCGGGGTGACCGGGCTGATCCCGCTGACGGGCATGGCGATGCCGTTCCTGGCGCAGGGCGGCTCCTCGGTCGTCACCAACTGGGCGATCGTGGCGCTGCTGGTCCGGGTGAGCGACTCGGCCCGGCGTCAGCACGACGGGCAGGACGGCCGGTGA
- a CDS encoding SH3 domain-containing protein: protein MEVIPMSLRSRLSIATAAGLLAAAAAVTPATAAAHDDWDPAGGNGNHHHDPAGGNGDHHGHHGKHLFKGVVTANTLALRSAPNRGSQIIRYAHKGDIVRIFCKTGGETVKGNPLWYLLTDGTWAWGAARYIDNIGPAPRWC, encoded by the coding sequence ATGGAGGTCATCCCCATGTCCCTGCGCTCCCGCCTCTCCATAGCCACCGCCGCCGGGCTCCTCGCCGCCGCGGCCGCCGTCACACCCGCCACCGCCGCCGCGCACGACGACTGGGACCCGGCCGGCGGCAACGGCAACCACCACCACGACCCCGCCGGCGGCAACGGCGACCACCACGGCCACCACGGGAAGCACCTCTTCAAGGGCGTCGTCACGGCGAACACCCTGGCGCTGCGCAGCGCCCCGAACCGCGGCTCGCAGATCATCCGGTACGCCCACAAGGGCGACATCGTCAGGATCTTCTGCAAGACCGGCGGCGAGACCGTGAAGGGCAACCCGCTCTGGTACCTCCTGACGGACGGCACCTGGGCCTGGGGCGCCGCCCGCTACATCGACAACATCGGCCCCGCGCCACGCTGGTGCTGA
- a CDS encoding HAMP domain-containing sensor histidine kinase — MRRRLPQWSGTLAVKAAAFITVMCCALAALLGVLVHVQVTNQTVGQARDQALQRLTQAAERYEAGDTLRRGAGVDPPGLPRQLRELAVAGDRGTMVADYAGRPTMWAAGPADGDRALAVAVDYSQQARTIAGLDRAILWSSGLAIGATLLVGAFAVTRVTRRLHTTARVARRISAGDLDARVNDPRADPRTRAPARPQDEVAAVAAALDSMASSLQGKLLAEQRFTADVAHELRTPLTGLHAAAELLPPGRPTELVRDRVAALRTLTEDLLEISRLDTGRERLELDTEQLGPLAERVVRASGSGTEVVVVRDVRVETDRRRLERVLGNLVANAHKHGRGPVVLTVDGPVVTVRDHGDGFPEYLVTHGPQRFRTEGGARGHGLGLTIARGQAEVLGARLEFANAPDGGAVATLELAAG, encoded by the coding sequence ATGAGGCGCAGGCTCCCCCAGTGGTCCGGGACGCTCGCCGTGAAGGCCGCCGCCTTCATCACGGTGATGTGCTGCGCGCTGGCCGCCCTGCTCGGCGTCCTGGTGCACGTGCAGGTGACCAACCAGACCGTCGGCCAGGCCCGGGACCAGGCGCTGCAACGGCTGACGCAGGCGGCCGAGCGGTACGAGGCCGGGGACACGCTCCGGCGGGGCGCCGGGGTGGATCCGCCGGGGCTGCCGCGGCAACTGCGGGAGCTGGCGGTGGCCGGGGACCGGGGCACGATGGTCGCCGACTACGCGGGGCGCCCCACGATGTGGGCGGCGGGGCCGGCCGACGGTGACCGGGCGCTGGCCGTGGCGGTCGACTACTCGCAGCAGGCGCGCACCATCGCGGGCCTGGACCGGGCGATCCTGTGGTCGTCGGGGCTGGCGATCGGGGCGACGCTGCTGGTCGGCGCGTTCGCGGTGACGCGGGTGACGCGGCGGCTGCACACCACGGCACGGGTGGCCCGGCGGATCAGCGCGGGCGACCTGGACGCGCGCGTGAACGACCCCCGCGCGGATCCGCGGACCAGGGCCCCGGCGCGCCCGCAGGACGAGGTGGCCGCGGTCGCCGCCGCGCTGGACTCCATGGCGTCGTCGTTGCAGGGCAAACTGCTCGCCGAGCAGCGGTTCACCGCGGACGTCGCCCATGAGCTGCGCACGCCGCTGACGGGGCTGCACGCGGCGGCCGAGCTGCTGCCGCCGGGCCGTCCGACCGAGCTGGTGCGGGATCGGGTGGCGGCGCTGCGCACCCTCACCGAGGACCTGCTGGAGATCTCCCGGCTGGACACCGGGCGGGAGCGGCTGGAGCTGGACACCGAGCAGTTGGGTCCGCTGGCCGAGCGGGTGGTGCGCGCGTCTGGGAGCGGCACGGAGGTCGTCGTCGTGCGGGACGTGCGAGTGGAGACGGACCGGCGGCGGCTGGAGCGGGTGCTGGGGAACCTGGTGGCGAACGCGCACAAGCACGGCCGGGGGCCGGTGGTGCTGACCGTGGACGGGCCGGTGGTGACGGTTCGCGACCATGGGGACGGCTTTCCGGAGTACCTGGTGACGCACGGGCCGCAGCGGTTCCGTACGGAGGGCGGTGCCCGGGGGCACGGGCTGGGGCTGACCATCGCGCGGGGGCAGGCGGAGGTGCTGGGGGCGCGGCTGGAGTTCGCGAACGCGCCGGACGGCGGGGCCGTGGCGACCCTGGAACTGGCGGCGGGCTGA
- a CDS encoding dual specificity protein phosphatase family protein — MRTRRKPDVPAPESPWSEVAPGLWMGGHEYTGALGHPEFAVVRDEFDLVQTLLRLPGHGPDPGVRHHVWPIPDGPLDGTQLAGVIRLAEAACEALDEGRRVLVRCYHGYNRSGLVVAHALIHRGSSADAAIRLIRDRRSPWALHNDLFVEYLRAGLSTARLLEELTE; from the coding sequence TTGCGTACCCGCAGGAAACCTGACGTGCCGGCTCCCGAGAGCCCGTGGAGCGAGGTCGCCCCCGGCCTGTGGATGGGCGGCCACGAGTACACGGGAGCCTTGGGCCATCCGGAGTTCGCGGTCGTACGGGACGAGTTCGATCTCGTGCAGACGCTGCTCCGGCTGCCGGGGCACGGCCCCGATCCCGGCGTCCGGCACCACGTCTGGCCGATCCCCGACGGGCCCCTGGACGGGACGCAGCTGGCCGGGGTGATCCGGCTCGCCGAGGCCGCGTGCGAGGCGCTGGACGAGGGGCGCCGGGTCCTGGTCCGCTGCTACCACGGGTACAACCGCTCCGGCCTCGTCGTGGCGCACGCGCTGATCCACCGGGGCAGCTCCGCCGACGCGGCGATCCGGCTGATCCGGGACCGCCGCTCGCCCTGGGCGCTGCACAACGACCTGTTCGTCGAGTACCTGCGCGCCGGTCTGTCCACGGCCCGGCTGCTGGAGGAACTCACCGAGTGA
- a CDS encoding nuclease-related domain-containing protein, producing MDGLRVVPAWRHGQERLYVCLPDGRNIAWYDREAARVNLLGEDREDEVLRALGPFITGPVTVGPPPVPTSAELARLALHPDDDLAPNRPGEALLVALDRDPGPARRLRADPRRRALEAEQAVGDALDRLDGAGWHALHSVPLPGGDRVHHLLIGPGGLFAVHTLYARRQRVTVADPLVTLGRRDPYPLLRRVRSDAARASYALTAEVRPVLALVGPARVSIPAPPREVRVLTDTDLEALSHQGGVLKPADVEALHAMARDRSTWGRV from the coding sequence ATGGACGGACTGCGTGTCGTGCCGGCCTGGCGGCACGGTCAGGAGCGGCTGTACGTCTGCCTCCCGGACGGCAGGAACATCGCCTGGTACGACCGTGAGGCGGCCCGGGTCAACCTGCTCGGCGAGGACCGCGAGGACGAGGTGCTCCGGGCCCTCGGGCCCTTCATCACCGGCCCCGTGACGGTGGGGCCGCCCCCCGTGCCGACCTCCGCCGAACTCGCCCGCCTGGCCCTCCACCCCGACGACGACCTGGCCCCCAACCGCCCCGGCGAGGCCCTCCTCGTCGCCCTCGACCGCGATCCGGGCCCGGCCCGCCGGCTGCGCGCCGACCCGCGCCGCCGGGCCCTGGAGGCCGAACAGGCGGTCGGGGACGCCCTGGACCGCCTGGACGGCGCGGGCTGGCACGCCCTGCACTCCGTCCCGCTCCCCGGCGGCGACCGCGTCCACCACCTGCTGATCGGCCCCGGCGGGCTGTTCGCCGTGCACACGCTGTACGCGCGCAGGCAGCGGGTGACGGTCGCCGACCCCCTGGTCACCCTGGGCCGCCGCGACCCGTACCCCCTGCTGCGCCGCGTCCGCTCCGACGCCGCCCGCGCCTCCTACGCCCTGACCGCGGAGGTCCGTCCCGTGCTCGCCCTGGTCGGCCCGGCGAGGGTGTCGATCCCGGCCCCGCCCCGCGAGGTCCGCGTCCTGACCGACACGGACCTGGAGGCCCTGTCCCACCAGGGCGGCGTCCTGAAACCGGCGGACGTCGAGGCCCTCCACGCGATGGCCCGCGACCGGAGCACGTGGGGGAGGGTTTGA
- the ligD gene encoding non-homologous end-joining DNA ligase codes for MAPITVVEGRRLPLSNLEKVLYPATGFTKGEVLHYYATVAEVLLPHLRDRAVSFLRYPDGPDGQVFFTKNVPPGTPEWVTTAEVPRVEGPSRMVLVQDLPSLMWAANLVAEFHTHQWLVGTPDEADRIVFDLDPGAPASIVQCCEVALWLRERLAADGIEAYAKTSGSKGLHLLAAVRGASSERVSEYAKELAVEAEKAMPRLALHRMTRSLRPGKVFVDWSQNAARKTTATPYTLRARPEPTVSAPVTWEEVEDCGAPGRLDFHARDIAPRVQDYGDLLAPLLDGGRAGRLP; via the coding sequence ATGGCGCCTATCACAGTGGTGGAGGGGCGACGGCTCCCGCTCAGCAATCTGGAGAAGGTGCTGTATCCCGCCACCGGCTTCACCAAGGGCGAGGTGCTGCACTACTACGCGACCGTCGCCGAGGTCCTGCTGCCGCATCTGCGCGACCGGGCGGTGTCCTTCCTGCGGTATCCGGACGGGCCGGACGGGCAGGTGTTCTTCACGAAGAACGTGCCGCCGGGTACGCCCGAGTGGGTCACCACCGCCGAGGTGCCGCGGGTGGAGGGGCCGTCGCGGATGGTGCTGGTGCAGGATCTGCCGAGCCTGATGTGGGCGGCCAACCTCGTCGCCGAGTTCCACACCCACCAGTGGCTGGTCGGCACGCCGGACGAGGCCGACCGGATCGTCTTCGACCTCGATCCGGGGGCGCCGGCGAGCATCGTGCAGTGCTGCGAGGTCGCGCTGTGGCTGCGGGAACGGCTGGCGGCGGACGGCATCGAGGCCTATGCCAAGACCTCCGGGTCGAAGGGCCTGCATCTGCTCGCCGCCGTGCGCGGGGCGTCCTCCGAGCGGGTGTCCGAGTACGCCAAGGAGCTGGCCGTCGAGGCGGAGAAGGCCATGCCCCGCCTGGCGCTGCACCGCATGACCAGGAGTCTGCGGCCCGGGAAGGTCTTCGTCGACTGGAGCCAGAACGCCGCCCGCAAGACCACGGCGACCCCGTACACGCTGCGGGCCCGCCCCGAGCCGACCGTCTCGGCGCCCGTGACCTGGGAGGAGGTCGAGGACTGCGGCGCGCCCGGACGCCTGGACTTCCACGCGCGGGACATCGCTCCCCGGGTGCAGGACTACGGCGACCTGCTGGCTCCCCTGCTGGACGGGGGGCGGGCGGGGCGGCTGCCGTAG
- a CDS encoding Ku protein has protein sequence MLHVRSIWNGAISFGLVSIPIKLVNATESHSISFRQIHTEDGGRIRYRKFCELEDREVTQGEIGKGYEDADGTIIPITEEDLSSLPIPTAKTIEIVAFVPADRIDPLQMDAAYYLQASGAPAAKPYTLLREALKRSNKVAIAKFALRGRERLGMLRVVGDAIAMHGLLWPDEVRAPEGVAPDTNVTVRDKELDLADALMDTLGEVDLEDLHDEYREAVEEVIAAKAAGEAPPQAPEPAAGGKVLDLMAALENSVRAARESRGEEAGDHAEVQPLPQRKTSRAAPKQTGGKKSTSTAKKTAAKKAAAKKTTAKSAQGTKKTAAKSTAKSTAKKTTAKKSTPRKRSA, from the coding sequence GTGCTGCACGTGAGATCCATATGGAACGGCGCCATCTCGTTCGGCCTGGTCAGCATTCCGATCAAGCTGGTGAACGCCACCGAGAGCCACTCGATCTCCTTCCGCCAGATCCACACCGAGGACGGCGGCCGCATCCGCTACCGCAAGTTCTGTGAACTGGAGGACCGCGAGGTCACCCAGGGGGAGATCGGCAAGGGCTACGAGGACGCGGACGGCACGATCATCCCGATCACCGAGGAGGATCTGTCCAGCCTGCCCATCCCGACGGCCAAGACGATCGAGATCGTCGCCTTCGTGCCGGCCGACCGGATCGACCCGCTCCAGATGGACGCCGCGTACTACCTCCAGGCGAGCGGCGCCCCCGCGGCGAAGCCCTACACCCTGCTCCGGGAGGCGCTCAAGCGCAGCAACAAGGTGGCCATCGCCAAGTTCGCCCTGCGCGGCCGGGAGCGCCTCGGCATGCTCCGCGTGGTCGGCGACGCCATCGCGATGCACGGCCTGCTCTGGCCGGACGAGGTCCGCGCCCCCGAGGGCGTGGCCCCCGACACGAACGTCACGGTCCGCGACAAGGAACTGGACCTCGCCGACGCGCTGATGGACACCCTGGGCGAGGTCGACCTGGAGGACCTGCACGACGAGTACCGCGAGGCCGTGGAGGAGGTCATCGCCGCGAAGGCCGCCGGCGAGGCCCCGCCGCAGGCCCCGGAGCCGGCCGCCGGCGGCAAGGTCCTGGACCTGATGGCGGCCCTGGAGAACAGCGTCCGCGCGGCCCGCGAGTCCCGCGGCGAGGAGGCCGGGGACCACGCCGAGGTCCAGCCGCTGCCGCAGCGCAAGACGTCCCGCGCGGCCCCCAAGCAGACCGGCGGCAAGAAGTCGACGTCCACGGCGAAGAAGACGGCGGCCAAGAAGGCGGCGGCGAAGAAGACGACCGCCAAGTCGGCGCAGGGGACGAAGAAGACGGCCGCGAAGAGCACCGCCAAGAGCACCGCGAAGAAGACGACGGCGAAGAAGTCGACGCCCCGCAAGCGCTCGGCCTGA
- a CDS encoding XRE family transcriptional regulator: protein MIAASLRAERVRAGLSLTEVARRAGLAKSTLSQLESGTGNPSLETLWALCVALEIPFARLLTAPRPQVQVIRAGQGPAVGSEQSDYRATLLAASPPGARRDVYGVTAEPGAGRSSAPHLPGVVEHVVISAGRALVGTADEPVELRPGDYICYPADVPHVFQALEPGTRAVLVSEHH from the coding sequence ATGATCGCCGCGTCGTTGCGGGCGGAACGCGTCCGGGCCGGGCTCTCCCTCACCGAGGTCGCGCGGCGGGCCGGGCTCGCCAAGTCCACGCTGTCCCAGCTGGAGTCGGGCACCGGGAACCCCAGCCTGGAGACGCTGTGGGCACTGTGCGTGGCGCTGGAGATCCCCTTCGCCCGGCTGCTGACGGCCCCCCGGCCGCAGGTGCAGGTGATCCGGGCCGGGCAGGGGCCGGCGGTCGGCTCCGAGCAGAGCGACTACCGGGCCACCCTCCTCGCCGCCTCCCCGCCCGGGGCACGGCGGGACGTGTACGGCGTGACCGCCGAGCCGGGCGCGGGGCGCTCCTCCGCACCGCACCTGCCGGGCGTCGTGGAACACGTCGTGATCAGCGCGGGCCGGGCCCTGGTGGGCACCGCCGACGAGCCGGTGGAGCTGCGCCCGGGCGACTACATCTGCTATCCGGCCGACGTCCCGCACGTCTTCCAGGCGCTGGAGCCGGGCACGCGCGCGGTGCTCGTCTCCGAGCACCACTGA
- a CDS encoding AzlC family ABC transporter permease produces MRSFWRTPTLDGTLPRDIALVCLAVGVIGVSYGALAVTSGFPWWFPVLMGALVLAASSEILFVGIIAAGGSPLAALLAGLLVNARHLPFGLAVPDVLGRGRRRVLGTHLMNDETVVFALAQDEPERRRAAYWLCGLGILVCWPAGAALGALLGSVVRDTDALGLDAMFPAVILALILPALTTRPLRRTALAGAALALTVTPFLPAGLPVLTALAALPLSTVGAKEGAVR; encoded by the coding sequence ATGCGTTCGTTCTGGAGAACACCGACACTGGACGGGACCCTCCCACGCGACATCGCGCTGGTCTGCCTGGCTGTCGGGGTGATCGGCGTCTCGTACGGCGCCCTCGCGGTCACCTCGGGCTTCCCCTGGTGGTTCCCCGTCCTGATGGGGGCGCTCGTCCTGGCCGCCTCGTCCGAGATCCTGTTCGTCGGGATCATCGCCGCCGGCGGCAGCCCGCTCGCGGCGCTGCTGGCGGGGCTGCTGGTCAACGCGCGCCACCTGCCGTTCGGGCTGGCGGTCCCCGACGTCCTCGGCCGGGGCCGGCGCAGGGTGCTCGGCACGCATCTGATGAACGACGAGACGGTCGTCTTCGCCCTCGCCCAGGACGAGCCGGAGCGCAGACGCGCCGCGTACTGGCTCTGCGGCCTCGGCATCCTGGTCTGCTGGCCGGCCGGCGCCGCGCTGGGCGCCCTGCTCGGCAGCGTCGTACGGGACACCGACGCCCTCGGACTGGACGCCATGTTCCCCGCGGTGATCCTGGCCCTGATCCTGCCCGCGCTGACGACCCGGCCGCTACGACGGACCGCACTCGCCGGCGCCGCGCTGGCCCTGACCGTCACCCCGTTCCTGCCGGCGGGCCTGCCGGTCCTGACGGCCCTGGCCGCACTGCCCCTCTCCACGGTCGGGGCGAAGGAAGGGGCTGTGCGATGA
- a CDS encoding AzlD domain-containing protein: MTAEQTGDALPMLPTLTAMLALAAGTFLLRLAGPALRARIGFPERAEKLLEVSAVLLLAALAATSAFTEGHAFTGPARPLGVLVGGVLAWRRAPFLVVVLAAAGTAALLRMAGLP; this comes from the coding sequence ATGACGGCGGAGCAGACGGGCGACGCCCTGCCGATGCTCCCGACGCTGACGGCGATGCTCGCCCTGGCGGCCGGAACCTTCCTGCTCCGCCTCGCGGGCCCGGCCCTGCGAGCCAGGATCGGCTTCCCGGAGCGCGCCGAGAAACTGCTGGAGGTCTCGGCGGTCCTCCTGCTCGCCGCTCTCGCCGCCACGTCCGCCTTCACCGAGGGACACGCCTTCACCGGCCCCGCCCGCCCGCTCGGGGTCCTGGTCGGCGGAGTACTCGCCTGGCGCAGGGCACCGTTCCTCGTCGTCGTACTGGCCGCGGCGGGCACGGCGGCGCTGCTGCGGATGGCGGGGCTGCCGTGA
- a CDS encoding Asp23/Gls24 family envelope stress response protein codes for MTETTQRSNAAGGKGGQAPPDARGKTEIADAVVAKIAGMAAREVPEIHHLGGGMTRALGAVRQRVPGGGGGATGVTQGVKVEVGERQAAVDLDVVVEYGAAIADTAADVRTSVVEAVERMTGLEVVEVNISVDDVHLPDEPDEESGQEERRVA; via the coding sequence ATGACGGAGACCACTCAGCGCAGTAACGCCGCCGGCGGCAAGGGGGGCCAGGCTCCCCCGGACGCGCGCGGGAAGACCGAGATCGCGGACGCGGTCGTGGCGAAGATCGCGGGCATGGCGGCCCGGGAGGTACCGGAGATCCACCACCTCGGCGGAGGGATGACCAGGGCTCTCGGTGCCGTGCGTCAGCGCGTGCCCGGTGGGGGCGGTGGGGCCACTGGGGTCACCCAAGGGGTGAAGGTGGAGGTCGGTGAGCGCCAGGCCGCCGTCGACCTCGACGTGGTCGTGGAGTACGGCGCCGCCATCGCCGACACCGCCGCGGACGTCCGGACCAGCGTCGTCGAGGCGGTGGAGCGGATGACCGGTCTGGAGGTCGTGGAGGTCAACATCTCCGTCGACGACGTCCATCTGCCGGACGAGCCGGACGAGGAGTCCGGGCAGGAGGAGCGGCGGGTGGCCTGA
- a CDS encoding TetR/AcrR family transcriptional regulator, protein MPKQVDYEERRARIADAVCALIARSGMESVSLRDVAAEAEVSMGAVQRCFRTKEDMLLFALEHVSQHVSERADRRIAAASEPQAAATLLWHTLTQLALLDAESREQAHVWVAFVGHAAASERLGAVLRETYARLHDLVVWIVRYGQDTGEISRHFDAVQEARSLLAVADGLTVQVLAGHQSAETARDVLQRHVRHLLR, encoded by the coding sequence TTGCCCAAGCAGGTCGACTACGAGGAGCGGCGGGCGCGGATCGCCGACGCGGTCTGCGCGCTGATCGCGCGTTCCGGGATGGAGTCCGTCAGCCTCCGGGACGTCGCCGCCGAGGCGGAGGTGTCCATGGGGGCCGTGCAGCGGTGCTTCCGGACCAAGGAGGACATGCTGCTCTTCGCGCTGGAGCATGTCTCGCAGCACGTCAGTGAGCGCGCCGACCGGCGCATCGCCGCGGCCTCGGAGCCACAGGCCGCGGCCACCCTGCTGTGGCACACCCTGACCCAACTCGCCCTGCTGGACGCGGAGTCGAGGGAACAGGCGCATGTCTGGGTGGCCTTCGTCGGTCATGCGGCGGCCAGTGAGAGGCTGGGCGCGGTGCTGCGGGAGACGTACGCCAGGCTCCACGACCTCGTCGTGTGGATCGTCCGCTACGGGCAGGACACCGGGGAGATCTCCCGGCACTTCGACGCCGTCCAGGAGGCGCGGAGTCTGCTCGCCGTGGCCGACGGACTCACCGTGCAGGTCCTCGCCGGGCACCAGTCAGCCGAGACGGCGAGGGACGTGCTGCAGCGTCATGTCCGTCACCTCCTGCGGTGA
- a CDS encoding SigE family RNA polymerase sigma factor yields the protein MGELRAEEFDRFVAARWSALLHLARLLTGGDRHRAEDLLQEALVKLWFAWPRVAEQAPEAYVRRVLARAAARSARRRWWGEHPVDQLPDPPERGDETAAVDERTRLEAMLAVLPARQRAAVVLRYYQDLPERAVAEVLGCPVGTARSLTARGVARLRQLLAEATEPVE from the coding sequence ATGGGGGAGTTGCGGGCCGAGGAGTTCGACCGGTTCGTGGCGGCTCGGTGGTCGGCGTTGCTTCACCTGGCGCGGCTGCTCACCGGCGGAGACCGGCACCGGGCCGAGGATCTGCTGCAAGAGGCGCTCGTCAAGCTGTGGTTCGCCTGGCCGAGGGTGGCCGAGCAGGCGCCCGAGGCCTACGTGCGCAGGGTCCTGGCCCGTGCCGCGGCTCGCTCGGCACGGCGTCGCTGGTGGGGTGAGCACCCCGTGGACCAGCTGCCCGACCCGCCCGAGCGGGGAGACGAGACCGCCGCCGTGGACGAACGGACCCGGTTGGAGGCCATGTTGGCGGTCCTTCCGGCGCGCCAGCGGGCCGCTGTGGTGCTGCGCTACTACCAAGACCTGCCCGAGCGGGCCGTCGCCGAGGTACTGGGGTGTCCGGTGGGCACCGCCCGTTCACTCACGGCACGCGGCGTCGCGCGGTTGCGGCAGCTACTGGCTGAGGCGACAGAGCCGGTGGAGTGA